ATTCAGCTAGCCCCTGGCGACTACCTCAGTAACCTGCAACAAAATCCGCAGCTTTCCGCCGAACGCATCGAAGAACTCCGCCAGCAATTTGGTCTCGATCGTCCTTGGCTGGAGCAATATGGACGCTGGCTTTGGCAGGTAGTGCGCTACGGCAACTTTGGCAGCAGCTTTGTCTATCAGCGACCCGTGGCTGACCTGCTCTGGGAGCGCGTGCCCAACACCCTGTTATTGGCGATCTGCTCACTGATCACCACTTGGGCAATCGCGCTGCCTTTGGGGATTCAGGCTGCTGTTGCTCAAAATCAGCGGAGCGATCGCATTCTCCAACTGGTCAGCTACCTCGGCCAAGGCACCCCTAGCTTTATCACGGCACTGCTGCTCCTGTTTCTGGCGCAGTTCCTCTCGCCATTCTTGCCAATCGGCGGAATGACCAGTCTCAATTTTGAAGACTTGTCGCCACTACAGAAAGTCGCAGACCTTGGCCGCCATCTGATCCTGCCGGTGACGGCCCTCACGCTCTCGGGGTTTGCCAGTCTGCAGCGCATTAGTCGGGGCGAGATGCTGGACGTTTTGCGTCAAGACTATATCCGCACTGCCCGCGCCAAAGGTTTGCCTGAACAGCGGGTCATCTATGTCCACGCACTCCGCAATGCGATCAATCCCTTGATCACGCTGTTGGGTTTCGAGTTCGCCACGCTGTTAAGTGGTGCCTTTATTGCCGAGTACTTTTTCAATTGGCCAGGCTTGGGGCGACTCATTCTGCAAGCCGTCTTCGCGCAGGATCTCTACCTTGTGATGGCCAGTCTGATGATGGGTGCCGTCATGCTGATTCTGGGCAATCTGCTGGCGGATCTCCTCCTGCGCTGGGTCGATCCCCGCATC
The sequence above is a segment of the Synechococcus elongatus PCC 11801 genome. Coding sequences within it:
- a CDS encoding ABC transporter permease, coding for MGRRATVRFLLQRLLQALLTLLLASFLSFCLIQLAPGDYLSNLQQNPQLSAERIEELRQQFGLDRPWLEQYGRWLWQVVRYGNFGSSFVYQRPVADLLWERVPNTLLLAICSLITTWAIALPLGIQAAVAQNQRSDRILQLVSYLGQGTPSFITALLLLFLAQFLSPFLPIGGMTSLNFEDLSPLQKVADLGRHLILPVTALTLSGFASLQRISRGEMLDVLRQDYIRTARAKGLPEQRVIYVHALRNAINPLITLLGFEFATLLSGAFIAEYFFNWPGLGRLILQAVFAQDLYLVMASLMMGAVMLILGNLLADLLLRWVDPRIRLEDLN